In Pseudomonas putida, a genomic segment contains:
- a CDS encoding LysR family transcriptional regulator, with protein sequence MNITNFDLNLLRVLDMLLREQNVSRAAERLALTQPTVSNALARLRDLLGDPLLVRVGRRMRPTPRALALEGPIRAALLQIEQTLGAGDSFDPRLSHRQLRIALTDFAEQLCMPKLLATLQTQAPHLRVDVLHLTPNLPAEALDRGELDLVLGRFDEVPARYERRHWRSETLHVAVRQGHPEVDGTLDLQAFLALRHLWVHGGQTRGMVDQWLGEQRLARRIVYTTPNYLQAAHLAASSDLCVVLPTALARYFARLLPLQVFELPFALEPFQLELVYLAHRQHDPALAWLVARIMDIGAG encoded by the coding sequence ATGAATATAACCAACTTCGACCTCAACCTGCTGCGCGTCCTGGACATGCTGCTGCGGGAACAGAATGTGTCGCGCGCCGCCGAACGCCTGGCTCTGACCCAGCCGACGGTGAGCAATGCGCTGGCGCGCCTGCGCGACCTGCTGGGCGACCCGCTGCTGGTGCGCGTGGGCCGGCGCATGCGCCCCACTCCGCGCGCCTTGGCCCTGGAAGGCCCGATTCGCGCGGCATTGCTGCAGATCGAACAGACCCTTGGCGCCGGCGACAGCTTCGACCCGCGGCTCAGCCACCGCCAGCTGCGTATCGCGCTCACCGACTTCGCCGAACAGCTGTGCATGCCAAAGTTGCTGGCCACCTTGCAAACCCAGGCCCCGCACTTGCGCGTGGATGTGCTGCACCTGACCCCCAATCTGCCCGCCGAAGCCCTCGATCGCGGCGAGCTCGACCTGGTGCTGGGGCGCTTCGATGAGGTGCCCGCGCGCTACGAGCGGCGCCACTGGCGCAGCGAAACCCTGCACGTGGCGGTGCGCCAGGGCCACCCCGAAGTGGATGGCACCCTCGACCTTCAAGCGTTTCTCGCCCTGCGCCACCTGTGGGTGCACGGCGGGCAGACACGTGGCATGGTCGACCAATGGCTGGGGGAACAGCGTCTGGCCCGGCGCATCGTCTACACCACGCCCAATTACCTGCAGGCCGCACACCTGGCCGCAAGCTCCGACTTGTGCGTGGTGCTGCCCACCGCCCTGGCCCGCTATTTCGCCCGGCTGCTGCCGCTTCAGGTATTCGAGCTGCCGTTCGCCCTGGAGCCCTTCCAGCTGGAGCTGGTGTACCTTGCCCATCGCCA
- a CDS encoding 3-hydroxyacyl-CoA dehydrogenase NAD-binding domain-containing protein, which yields MPSHLGSGASRVIISYNVQQAAVIGAGTMGRGIVISLARAGLAVLWLDNDPSATEAGLAMIAQTWAQQVAKGRIDQAEADACLARVRQVTAYDDLAEADLVIEAVYENLALKQAIFRTLDSTLKADAILASNTSALDIDAIAAVTRRPEQVLGLHFFSPAHVMKLLEVVRGARTSPAVLEAAQALGQRMGKEVVVAGNCPGFIGNRMLASYVAEARKLLLEGATPRQVDETLQRFGMAMGPFRMYDVIGIDLEWRARQLAGKGMDAPLAQVDNSLCALGRFGQKAGQGYYRYAPGSRDAVHDPEVDALVLKVAHDLGVRRRQIDDEEIRERCLLALVNEGAKILEESVASCSADIDRVYLHGYGFPHEVGGPMRWADQQGLGLLLARLERLEGLFGEHWRQAGLLRSLVAEGKQLVDVREGRA from the coding sequence ATGCCTTCACACCTTGGATCAGGAGCGTCACGCGTGATTATTTCCTACAACGTTCAACAGGCGGCGGTGATCGGCGCCGGCACCATGGGCCGCGGCATCGTCATCAGCCTGGCCCGTGCGGGCCTTGCGGTGCTGTGGCTGGACAACGACCCCAGCGCTACCGAAGCCGGCCTGGCGATGATCGCGCAAACCTGGGCACAGCAGGTGGCCAAGGGCCGTATCGATCAGGCCGAGGCTGACGCCTGCCTGGCGCGGGTGCGCCAGGTAACGGCTTATGATGACCTCGCCGAAGCCGACCTGGTGATCGAAGCGGTGTACGAGAACCTGGCGCTCAAGCAGGCCATCTTCCGTACCCTGGACAGCACGCTCAAGGCTGACGCCATCCTTGCCAGCAACACCTCGGCACTGGACATCGACGCCATCGCGGCAGTCACCCGCCGGCCCGAACAGGTGCTCGGGCTGCACTTCTTCAGCCCGGCCCATGTGATGAAGCTATTGGAAGTGGTGCGCGGGGCGCGCACTTCGCCTGCGGTGCTCGAGGCGGCCCAGGCCCTTGGGCAGCGCATGGGCAAGGAAGTGGTGGTGGCCGGCAACTGTCCAGGCTTCATCGGCAACCGCATGCTCGCCAGCTATGTGGCCGAGGCGCGCAAGCTGCTGCTCGAAGGCGCCACGCCGCGGCAGGTGGATGAGACGTTGCAAAGGTTCGGCATGGCCATGGGCCCGTTTCGCATGTACGACGTGATCGGCATCGACCTGGAGTGGCGGGCCCGTCAGTTGGCTGGGAAAGGCATGGATGCGCCGTTGGCCCAGGTCGACAATAGCCTGTGTGCGCTGGGGCGCTTCGGGCAGAAGGCCGGCCAGGGTTACTACCGTTATGCCCCTGGCAGCCGTGATGCGGTGCACGACCCCGAAGTCGATGCACTGGTGCTCAAGGTCGCCCATGACCTGGGCGTGCGTCGGCGCCAGATCGACGACGAGGAAATCCGTGAGCGCTGCCTGCTGGCGCTGGTCAACGAAGGGGCAAAGATACTTGAGGAATCGGTGGCCAGCTGCAGCGCTGACATCGACCGTGTCTACCTGCATGGCTACGGCTTCCCGCACGAGGTTGGCGGGCCGATGCGCTGGGCCGACCAGCAGGGGCTGGGCTTGCTGCTGGCACGCCTGGAACGCTTGGAGGGACTGTTCGGCGAGCACTGGCGCCAGGCCGGATTGCTGAGGAGCCTGGTGGCTGAGGGTAAACAGTTGGTCGACGTTCGCGAGGGCCGGGCATGA
- a CDS encoding acyl-CoA dehydrogenase C-terminal domain-containing protein: MNYRAPQRDMHFVLHELFDVTAHCARLGNELDRETIDGILEQGARFASEVVAPLNRQGDEQGCRLEQGNVRTPDGFRQAYRQYVEQGWGGMTGPLEHGGQGLPQMVSACFHEMLMGASLSFRIYSGLTEGAVLALHRHGSAAIKRDYLGKLVSGEWAGTMCLTEPQAGTDLALLRTRAEPQGDGSYRISGSKIFISGGDQDLTDNIVHLVLARLPDAPAGVRGISLFLVPKFECTEAGGLGPRNAVECGALEHKMGIKGAATCVMNFDGARGWLVGEANQGLACMFTMMNDARFQVGLQGLGIAEAAFQGGLAYARERLQSRSLAGPVAPERSADPIICHPDVRRMLLTQKTLSEGCRMLAAFAAQALDLEHGALQPEVQAAAGRRAALLIPIVKAFLTDVGQETASLGVQLYGGHGYIREWGVEQLMRDSRITQLYEGTNGIQALDLIRRKLLGDGGEQLRLLIDELLEAARNCRADALAGMAQAVAQRLQEWRNLSAEVLDACRCDPQEIGAVSVDFLAYSGYVLLAALWLRAAETASAALTAGSQDSAFYQAKLQAAAFYWRRVLPRASAHCEALRGGAQCLMSLDDSHFAF; the protein is encoded by the coding sequence ATGAACTACCGAGCCCCCCAGCGTGACATGCACTTCGTGCTGCATGAACTGTTCGATGTGACGGCGCACTGTGCCCGCCTGGGCAATGAGCTGGACCGCGAAACCATCGATGGCATTCTTGAGCAGGGTGCACGCTTTGCCAGCGAAGTGGTTGCGCCGCTCAACCGCCAGGGCGATGAGCAGGGCTGCCGCCTGGAGCAAGGCAACGTGCGCACCCCGGATGGCTTTCGCCAGGCTTACCGGCAGTATGTGGAGCAGGGCTGGGGGGGCATGACCGGCCCGCTGGAACATGGCGGCCAGGGCCTGCCGCAAATGGTTTCGGCCTGCTTTCACGAAATGCTGATGGGCGCGTCGCTGTCGTTTCGGATCTATTCCGGGCTGACCGAGGGCGCCGTGCTGGCCTTGCACCGGCATGGCAGCGCAGCGATCAAGCGCGATTACCTGGGCAAGCTGGTCAGCGGCGAATGGGCCGGCACCATGTGCCTGACCGAGCCGCAGGCCGGCACCGACCTGGCGCTGCTGCGTACCCGTGCCGAGCCGCAGGGCGATGGTAGCTACCGCATCAGCGGTAGCAAGATCTTCATCAGCGGCGGCGACCAGGATCTCACCGACAACATCGTCCACCTGGTGCTGGCGCGGCTGCCGGATGCGCCGGCCGGTGTGCGTGGCATCAGCCTGTTCCTGGTGCCCAAGTTCGAATGCACAGAAGCCGGAGGGCTGGGCCCGCGCAATGCGGTCGAATGCGGCGCGCTTGAGCACAAGATGGGCATCAAGGGCGCGGCGACCTGCGTGATGAATTTCGATGGCGCCCGAGGCTGGCTGGTGGGGGAGGCCAACCAGGGCCTGGCGTGCATGTTCACCATGATGAACGATGCGCGCTTCCAGGTCGGCCTGCAGGGGCTGGGCATCGCCGAGGCGGCCTTCCAGGGTGGCCTGGCCTATGCCCGCGAGCGCTTGCAGTCGCGCAGTCTGGCAGGGCCGGTGGCGCCCGAGCGCAGTGCCGACCCGATCATCTGCCACCCTGACGTGCGGCGCATGCTGCTGACTCAGAAAACCCTCAGCGAAGGTTGCCGCATGCTGGCGGCCTTTGCCGCCCAAGCGCTGGACCTGGAGCACGGTGCTTTGCAGCCTGAAGTGCAGGCGGCCGCAGGGCGCCGGGCGGCGTTGCTTATCCCCATCGTCAAGGCCTTCCTCACCGATGTCGGCCAGGAGACTGCCAGCCTAGGCGTGCAGCTGTACGGCGGGCATGGCTACATCCGCGAATGGGGCGTGGAGCAACTGATGCGCGACAGCCGCATCACCCAGCTGTACGAGGGCACCAACGGCATTCAGGCGTTGGACCTGATTCGCCGCAAGCTGCTTGGCGATGGTGGCGAGCAGTTGCGCCTGCTGATCGATGAGTTGCTTGAAGCGGCACGCAACTGCCGCGCAGACGCGCTGGCCGGGATGGCCCAGGCGGTTGCCCAGCGCCTGCAGGAATGGCGCAACCTGAGCGCCGAGGTGCTCGACGCCTGCCGCTGCGACCCGCAAGAAATCGGCGCGGTGTCGGTGGATTTTCTCGCCTACTCGGGCTACGTGCTGCTGGCCGCACTGTGGCTTCGGGCGGCCGAAACCGCCAGCGCGGCATTGACCGCCGGCAGCCAGGACAGCGCCTTTTACCAGGCCAAGTTGCAGGCTGCAGCCTTTTACTGGCGGCGGGTGTTGCCGCGCGCGAGTGCCCACTGCGAGGCCTTGCGCGGCGGCGCACAGTGCCTGATGAGCCTGGATGATTCGCACTTCGCCTTTTGA
- a CDS encoding iron-containing alcohol dehydrogenase: MQPFSFATTPHLLCEPGAAGRLAQLCQQRGVRRVLIVTDPGIVSLGMLDDLLPGFTQAHLSVAIFSEVSADPSHACVLSAAARARHIGAELIVGFGGGSSMDVAKLVALLAHPACDQTLEAVYGIDRAKGQRLPLIQVPTTAGTGSEVTPVAVITTGEAAKMAVISPLLLPDLALLDAERTLGLPPAITAATGIDAMVHAIEATTSQFKSNPLSSLLAREALALLAGNLDQAVHNGGNLVARQAMLLGACLAGQAFANAPVAAVHALAYPLGARYHVPHGLANALVLPHVMRFNRREAFADYAALAPALLGDRLVPGDPHALCNQFIDELEQLAPRCGLPSRLRDVGVPRHSLPLLAEDALQQQRLLVNNPRKVTLDDALALYQAAF, encoded by the coding sequence ATGCAGCCGTTCAGTTTTGCCACCACCCCCCATCTGCTCTGCGAACCCGGCGCGGCCGGGCGCCTGGCGCAGCTGTGCCAGCAACGCGGCGTGCGCCGTGTGCTGATCGTGACCGACCCGGGTATCGTCAGTCTGGGTATGCTCGATGACTTGCTCCCAGGGTTCACCCAGGCCCACTTGAGCGTGGCGATCTTCAGCGAGGTCAGCGCCGACCCCAGCCATGCCTGCGTGCTGTCGGCCGCCGCTCGGGCGCGGCATATCGGCGCCGAGCTGATCGTCGGCTTCGGTGGCGGCAGCTCCATGGATGTCGCCAAGCTGGTGGCGCTGCTGGCGCACCCGGCCTGTGATCAGACCCTGGAGGCGGTGTACGGCATCGACCGGGCCAAAGGCCAGCGCCTGCCGCTGATCCAGGTGCCGACCACCGCTGGGACGGGGTCGGAGGTCACGCCCGTCGCCGTGATCACCACCGGCGAGGCGGCCAAGATGGCGGTGATTTCACCCCTGTTGCTGCCCGACCTGGCCTTGCTCGACGCAGAGCGCACTCTGGGCCTGCCCCCGGCGATCACCGCCGCCACGGGGATCGATGCCATGGTCCATGCCATCGAGGCCACCACCAGCCAGTTCAAGAGCAACCCGCTGTCCAGCCTGCTGGCCCGTGAGGCGCTGGCGCTGCTGGCCGGCAACCTCGACCAGGCGGTGCACAACGGTGGCAACCTGGTGGCGCGCCAGGCCATGCTGCTGGGCGCCTGTCTGGCCGGGCAGGCGTTTGCCAACGCGCCGGTGGCGGCGGTGCATGCGCTGGCCTACCCATTGGGGGCGCGTTACCACGTGCCGCACGGGCTGGCCAATGCGCTGGTGCTGCCCCACGTGATGCGCTTCAACCGTCGCGAAGCGTTCGCCGACTATGCCGCGCTGGCCCCGGCCCTGCTGGGCGATCGCCTGGTGCCTGGCGACCCCCATGCGCTGTGTAACCAGTTCATCGATGAGCTGGAGCAGCTGGCGCCACGCTGCGGCCTGCCCAGTCGGCTGCGAGATGTCGGTGTACCGCGGCACAGCCTGCCATTGCTGGCCGAGGATGCCCTGCAACAGCAACGGTTGCTGGTCAACAACCCGCGCAAGGTCACCCTCGACGACGCATTGGCCCTCTATCAGGCGGCGTTTTGA
- a CDS encoding acyl-CoA thioesterase: MARERPLRGAYRHFQPITTRWHDNDLYGHVNNVVYYGYFDSAVNTWLIEQAGLDIHHDTVVAYVAGSACDYFAAVAFPQRIEVGIAVERLGNSSVHYALAVFVEGEPEACAAGRFTHVFVDRRNNRPVSIPAQLRSAYESLLPV, encoded by the coding sequence ATGGCCAGGGAACGCCCGCTGCGCGGCGCCTACCGCCACTTTCAGCCGATCACCACGCGCTGGCATGACAACGACCTGTACGGGCATGTGAACAACGTCGTTTATTACGGGTATTTCGACAGTGCCGTGAATACCTGGTTGATCGAGCAGGCCGGCCTCGATATCCACCACGACACGGTGGTGGCCTACGTGGCCGGGTCCGCCTGCGACTATTTCGCCGCCGTCGCCTTCCCGCAACGCATCGAGGTGGGCATTGCCGTCGAACGTTTGGGCAACAGTTCGGTGCACTACGCCCTGGCCGTGTTCGTCGAGGGCGAACCCGAGGCCTGCGCCGCTGGCCGTTTCACCCATGTGTTCGTCGATCGCCGCAACAACCGCCCGGTCAGTATTCCCGCCCAATTGCGCAGTGCCTACGAAAGCCTGCTGCCGGTGTAA
- a CDS encoding acetyl-CoA C-acyltransferase produces the protein MQDAVIVSTARTPIAKAWRGAFNDLTTPSMSAIAIRAAVERAGVEPGEVEDLVLGTAMQSGTAAINPARLSALAAGLPQSVAGQTIDRQCASGLMAIAIGAQQIRGEGMHVVVGAGQEQISLVQQAHMQAANAAQDETVRRLCEHAYMPMLHTAEHVAKRYGIDRHAQDRYALLSQQRTAAAQEAGLFADEIVAVTAQRKVVDKATGVQSHERVHLSQDEGNRPHTRLADLEALQPVIEGGCVTAGNASQLSDGASACVLMSGARAARAGCQPLGLYRGMAVVGLAPEEMGIGPVLAIPRLLARHALRVEDIGLWEINEAFACQVLYCAEHLGIDPARLNVNGGAIAIGHPYGMSGARMVGHALLEGRRRKVRYVVVSMCVGGGMGAAGLFEVL, from the coding sequence ATGCAAGACGCAGTCATCGTATCCACCGCGCGCACGCCCATCGCCAAGGCTTGGCGCGGCGCGTTCAACGACCTCACCACCCCCAGCATGAGCGCTATTGCCATCCGCGCCGCCGTCGAGCGCGCCGGCGTGGAGCCGGGCGAAGTCGAGGACCTGGTGCTGGGCACCGCCATGCAAAGCGGGACCGCCGCCATCAACCCGGCGCGCTTGTCGGCCCTGGCGGCCGGCTTGCCGCAGTCGGTGGCCGGGCAGACCATCGACCGCCAATGCGCTTCAGGGCTGATGGCCATTGCCATCGGCGCTCAGCAGATCCGCGGCGAGGGCATGCACGTGGTGGTCGGAGCCGGGCAGGAGCAGATCAGCCTGGTGCAGCAGGCACACATGCAGGCCGCCAATGCTGCCCAGGACGAGACGGTGCGGCGGCTGTGCGAGCACGCCTATATGCCAATGCTGCACACAGCCGAGCACGTCGCCAAACGCTATGGTATCGACCGTCATGCCCAGGACCGTTACGCCTTGCTGTCGCAGCAGCGAACAGCGGCAGCGCAGGAGGCCGGGCTGTTCGCAGATGAAATCGTGGCAGTCACGGCGCAGCGCAAGGTCGTCGACAAGGCCACTGGCGTCCAGTCCCACGAGCGCGTGCACCTGAGCCAGGACGAAGGTAACCGCCCGCACACCCGACTGGCGGACCTCGAGGCACTGCAACCGGTGATCGAGGGCGGCTGCGTGACGGCTGGCAATGCCAGCCAGTTGTCCGATGGTGCCAGCGCCTGTGTGCTGATGAGCGGTGCCCGGGCGGCACGCGCAGGCTGCCAGCCGCTGGGACTGTACCGGGGCATGGCGGTGGTCGGCCTGGCCCCGGAAGAAATGGGCATTGGCCCGGTGCTGGCGATACCGCGCCTGTTGGCGCGCCACGCGTTGCGGGTCGAGGACATTGGCTTGTGGGAGATCAACGAGGCATTCGCCTGCCAGGTGCTCTACTGCGCAGAACACCTGGGCATCGACCCGGCGCGGCTCAACGTCAACGGTGGCGCCATCGCTATCGGCCACCCCTATGGCATGAGCGGTGCGCGCATGGTCGGGCATGCCTTGCTCGAAGGCCGCCGGCGCAAGGTTCGCTACGTGGTGGTGAGCATGTGCGTGGGCGGGGGCATGGGCGCGGCTGGCTTGTTCGAAGTGCTCTGA
- a CDS encoding DUF1302 domain-containing protein, which yields MSATLLSCRRQAPLAALCCLLATPVAGVQFDVGSLQGRFDSALSLSTAVSTANPDKQQLQAANGNDGRRNYRSGDIFSAIFKGTHDLELRGEKVGVFLRGTYWYDTAQRDHSQRAVDIDDRNRQVSAKTAGTELLDAFVYGLYDIGGEPGSLRVGKQVVNWGESLFIQGGLNVINPFSQAALRRPGSEVKDALAPVNLLYVTQNLNQALSFDAFYQLDWEQTRLENCATFFSGNDFMPEGCQGLDVGGQMVTNPAVSSALAPFGVTLTEEGVRVPRGADQNARNSGQWGFSLHWYVEPLDTEFGLFAANYHSRSPYLGTVSSRYYANTGFARELCGNVGVAPANCGAFLASSNGQTLAGALRMGTSQYRAQYPEDIRLYGLTFATTLRNGAAVQGELSYRPNMPVQLNGNDVLQSLLNAPGRSPLNADGLRPATDNTPFDGYRRKEVTQAQVSAVQAFNQVMGSNQLLLMGEVGATYVGGLEGRFGPRYGRSGAYGNGELADNSLCLAISKSPVDCNGEGFVTPFSWGYRLRATWSYPNLIQGLDIRPGLAWAHDVKGYSPADSSAFNEGSRSISLGVDVSLASQYWASLAYTDYLDGDYGTRGDRDYVAFSVGANF from the coding sequence GTGAGCGCAACCCTTCTATCCTGCCGGCGCCAGGCGCCGCTGGCGGCCTTGTGCTGCCTGCTCGCCACTCCGGTGGCGGGCGTTCAATTCGACGTTGGCTCGCTGCAAGGGCGTTTCGACTCGGCGCTGTCATTGAGTACCGCCGTCAGCACTGCCAACCCCGATAAACAACAGTTGCAGGCTGCCAATGGCAATGATGGGCGGCGCAACTACCGGTCGGGCGACATATTTTCGGCGATCTTCAAAGGCACCCATGACCTGGAGCTGCGCGGCGAAAAAGTGGGTGTATTCCTGCGTGGCACCTACTGGTACGACACCGCGCAACGCGACCACAGCCAGCGGGCCGTTGACATCGACGATCGCAACCGCCAGGTGTCGGCGAAAACCGCGGGGACGGAGCTGCTCGATGCGTTCGTCTATGGCCTTTACGACATTGGCGGTGAGCCCGGTTCGCTGCGGGTGGGCAAACAGGTGGTCAACTGGGGGGAAAGCCTGTTCATCCAGGGCGGGCTGAACGTGATCAACCCCTTCAGCCAGGCTGCGCTGCGCCGGCCAGGGTCGGAAGTTAAAGACGCCCTGGCGCCGGTCAACCTGCTGTATGTCACGCAGAACCTCAACCAGGCGCTGTCTTTCGATGCCTTTTACCAGCTGGACTGGGAGCAAACCCGGCTGGAGAACTGCGCAACGTTCTTTTCCGGCAACGACTTCATGCCCGAAGGCTGCCAGGGACTGGATGTCGGCGGGCAGATGGTGACCAATCCAGCCGTGTCGTCGGCCCTGGCCCCGTTTGGTGTGACGCTGACGGAGGAGGGCGTGCGCGTGCCTCGGGGCGCCGACCAGAATGCACGCAACAGTGGCCAATGGGGTTTTTCGCTGCACTGGTACGTTGAGCCACTGGATACCGAGTTCGGCCTGTTCGCAGCCAATTACCACAGCCGTTCGCCTTACCTGGGCACGGTCAGCAGCCGCTATTACGCCAATACGGGCTTTGCCCGTGAACTGTGCGGCAATGTCGGTGTGGCGCCGGCCAATTGCGGGGCCTTTCTGGCTTCCAGCAACGGGCAGACCCTGGCTGGCGCGCTACGCATGGGCACCTCGCAGTACCGGGCGCAATACCCCGAGGACATCCGCCTGTACGGCCTGACCTTCGCCACCACCTTGCGCAACGGTGCCGCCGTGCAGGGTGAACTGAGCTACCGGCCGAACATGCCGGTGCAGCTCAACGGCAACGATGTGTTGCAGTCATTGCTCAATGCCCCGGGCCGCAGCCCGCTCAACGCCGACGGCCTGCGCCCTGCGACAGACAACACCCCCTTCGACGGTTACCGGCGCAAGGAGGTGACCCAGGCCCAGGTGTCGGCCGTGCAGGCGTTCAACCAAGTCATGGGCAGCAACCAGCTACTGCTGATGGGCGAGGTGGGCGCCACCTATGTAGGCGGGCTGGAGGGGCGTTTCGGGCCGCGCTATGGCCGCTCTGGTGCCTATGGCAACGGCGAGCTGGCGGACAACAGCCTGTGCCTGGCGATCTCGAAAAGCCCGGTCGACTGCAACGGCGAGGGCTTTGTCACACCCTTTTCCTGGGGCTACCGCCTGCGCGCGACCTGGAGCTACCCCAACCTGATCCAAGGCCTGGACATTCGCCCAGGCCTGGCCTGGGCCCATGACGTCAAGGGTTACTCGCCGGCGGACAGCTCGGCCTTCAACGAAGGCTCTCGCTCGATCAGCCTGGGCGTGGACGTCAGCCTGGCCAGCCAGTACTGGGCCAGCCTGGCCTATACCGATTACCTCGACGGCGATTACGGTACCCGCGGCGACCGCGATTATGTGGCGTTCAGCGTGGGCGCCAACTTCTAA
- a CDS encoding serine hydrolase domain-containing protein produces MSKRSMHPSSANLTGIALVLAGALAPTLAVGAPTGQGVMQGFPPAPELRVTPANAFQPPYLRWSMRHAREVSPTRGIGRAATPLSLTEGRAAALDQLAFSAGDQPLTLAGYLEQTSTDGLIVLHQGKVVYERYLDGFQPRQPHIWASMTKSVTGLIAAQLIAEGALDPQRTLAHYVPELRGTPFGEATVQANLDMQVAVQYPAQMPPDLGLFAATGLIPRGEGMPGDIYSFLRQVQQAPNPDQAPFFYQNGSPEALAWALRRVTGLNWAQLVEQRLWSRFAEDDAYVQVDPLGTEMASGGISCNLRDTARFAELVRRELARDAKGDSFNQAVHSTFQPADPAVFAKGSLGPGRPGYSYRNYWYQKNDGDGSFEASGRFGQKIYINPRRELVIVKLSATVDQARRATRADGEANAPARVVDSPATFNRMVGAVLAALPG; encoded by the coding sequence ATGTCCAAGCGCAGCATGCACCCTTCATCCGCCAACCTGACTGGTATCGCCCTCGTGCTGGCCGGTGCCTTGGCCCCAACCCTGGCGGTCGGTGCACCGACCGGGCAGGGTGTGATGCAGGGGTTCCCACCGGCGCCGGAGTTGCGGGTCACCCCGGCCAATGCCTTTCAACCACCGTACTTGCGCTGGTCGATGCGCCATGCCCGTGAGGTATCGCCTACCCGTGGCATCGGTCGGGCAGCCACACCGCTGAGCTTGACCGAAGGCCGCGCGGCGGCGCTCGACCAACTGGCTTTCAGCGCCGGTGATCAGCCTTTGACCTTGGCCGGCTACCTGGAGCAAACCAGCACTGACGGGCTGATCGTGCTGCACCAGGGCAAGGTGGTGTACGAGCGTTATCTGGACGGCTTCCAACCTCGCCAGCCCCATATCTGGGCGTCGATGACCAAGTCGGTCACCGGCCTGATCGCGGCCCAGCTGATTGCCGAAGGTGCGCTGGACCCGCAGCGTACGCTGGCGCATTACGTGCCGGAACTGCGCGGAACGCCGTTTGGCGAGGCGACGGTGCAGGCCAACCTGGACATGCAGGTGGCGGTGCAGTACCCCGCGCAGATGCCGCCGGACCTCGGCCTGTTTGCCGCTACTGGCCTGATACCTCGGGGCGAAGGAATGCCGGGGGATATCTACAGCTTCCTGCGGCAGGTGCAGCAGGCGCCGAACCCCGACCAAGCACCATTCTTCTACCAGAACGGCTCGCCGGAAGCGCTGGCCTGGGCGTTGCGGCGCGTCACCGGGCTGAATTGGGCCCAGTTGGTCGAACAGCGGTTGTGGTCACGCTTCGCCGAGGACGATGCCTATGTGCAGGTCGATCCGCTCGGTACCGAAATGGCCAGTGGCGGCATCAGCTGTAATTTGCGCGACACCGCCCGCTTCGCCGAACTGGTGCGCCGCGAACTGGCCCGTGATGCCAAGGGCGACAGCTTCAACCAGGCTGTGCACAGCACGTTCCAGCCTGCGGACCCAGCAGTGTTCGCCAAGGGCAGCCTCGGCCCCGGCCGCCCTGGCTACAGCTACCGCAATTACTGGTACCAGAAAAACGACGGCGACGGTTCGTTCGAGGCCAGCGGGCGCTTCGGGCAGAAAATCTACATAAATCCTCGCCGCGAACTGGTGATCGTCAAGCTCTCAGCCACTGTCGACCAGGCCCGTCGCGCCACGCGTGCCGACGGCGAGGCAAACGCCCCCGCGCGCGTCGTGGACTCGCCGGCTACGTTCAATCGCATGGTGGGTGCGGTGTTGGCGGCACTGCCGGGTTAA
- a CDS encoding Imm50 family immunity protein translates to MECPTYICNPEKVTDALGCWPSFHDAEVISFSATRAAPGQAGKTSARLCVNVCQYKEVGGGTADYEIVCCKNVLIEMLFTDLQFLSLEDFNHQNVINSIKFSRLENPLIEVEIESIYGVGGVIRCMNVEISDVTLLL, encoded by the coding sequence ATGGAATGCCCAACCTATATCTGCAATCCCGAAAAAGTGACTGATGCGCTTGGCTGCTGGCCTAGTTTTCATGATGCTGAAGTCATTTCTTTTTCAGCCACTCGTGCTGCGCCGGGCCAGGCAGGCAAAACCTCCGCTCGCCTTTGCGTTAACGTTTGTCAGTACAAGGAGGTCGGGGGCGGCACCGCAGATTACGAAATAGTCTGTTGCAAAAACGTGCTAATCGAAATGTTGTTCACGGATCTTCAATTTCTTTCCCTTGAAGACTTCAATCACCAGAATGTCATTAATTCGATCAAGTTCAGCCGATTGGAGAATCCATTAATCGAAGTGGAAATTGAGTCCATCTATGGAGTAGGAGGTGTTATTCGCTGCATGAATGTAGAAATCAGTGACGTTACCCTACTGCTCTGA